From the Musa acuminata AAA Group cultivar baxijiao chromosome BXJ1-2, Cavendish_Baxijiao_AAA, whole genome shotgun sequence genome, one window contains:
- the LOC135597476 gene encoding kinesin-like protein KIN-7F, with protein sequence MIPSLEGHSSILSPLPPPLSSGVADIWRSHRGGMGTIGHDEVAPWEKAEGRRKEERILVSVRVRPLNAKEIGRNDPSDWECRNNTTIVFKNAHSERTMYPTAYTFDKVFGCECDTRHVYDEGAKEVALSVVDGINASIFAYGQTSSGKTYTMTGITEYAMEDIYDYIKRHEERDFVLKFSAMEIYNELVRDLLSTDTSPLRLLDDAERGTVVEKLTEETLRDQWHLKELLCVCEAQRQVGETSLNEMSSRSHQILRLTIQSTAHEFTGRGSSSTLLAAVNFIDLAGSERASQSPSAGTRLKEGCHINRSLLTLGTVIRKLSKGRTGHIPYRDSKLTRILQPFLGGNGRTAIICTMSPARSHIEQSRNTLSFASCAKQIVTNAHVNVLMSDKALIKHLQKELARLENELRYRGAASITYHPDALSEKDAQIKKMEREIKELMQQRDLAQSRLEHLLRPMADYQFSRQWEESSQSELSYLHSACEDALSISDVSGVTYQIPDFDSSMFGRPEEGNNYNICLELSDTMNPPSKHIPQQGRDEITGAAYADSEDQCKEVQCIEIHALSTNRSDEFNLLLNDEDDSLLHLTDEKMLGDPTAESLGNAHWIPAKEQSMKIATRTTENFVKPRNDGLSSTLPSMQTLMNSRELGLTRSKSCNASMMSSSIVSWLQNVERDKSTQPDILKEFAEKPREDQRRLENDTLSIGESEDLEKSTSFEVLKTEDIKAVHEEVDTGAHDSYSGKIETEETTDQLTEDMIPETQATRSQTIEAVKTVEDAAMDAQEFQREQQEIIQLWHACEVPLVHRSCFFLLFKGDPADSFYMEVERRRLSFLRNSFALGNVGGVAAEDGHIFSLASSSRYIRREREMLCREMHKKLSSAEREALYAKWGIALNSRQRSLQLAQLLWTQTDLQHVRESASLVAELIGFEEHGQAMKEMFGLSFTPQKTHKRSSSWWHGKFPLL encoded by the exons ATGATCCCTTCTTTAGAAGGTCATTCGTCTATTCTCTCTCCCCTTCCACCTCCTCTCAGTTCTGGCGTAGCAGATATTTGGAGATCCCACAG GGGAGGGATGGGAACAATCGGCCATGACGAGGTTGCGCCATGGGAGAAGGCAGAGGGGAGAAGGAAGGAGGAGAGGATACTGGTCTCGGTGAGGGTAAGGCCCCTCAATGCCAAGGAGATTGGGAGGAATGACCCCTCGGATTGGGAGTGCAGGAACAACACCACCATCGTCTTCAAGAACGCCCATTCCGAGCGAACAATGTATCCAACAGCCTACACATTTG ACAAAGTATTTGGGTGCGAGTGCGACACGAGACATGTTTATGATGAAGGAGCTAAGGAAGTCGCTCTCTCTGTCGTCGATGGAATCAATG CAAGTATATTTGCATATGGACAAACAAGCAGTGGAAAGACATACACAATGACCGGGATAACCGAATATGCCATGGAAGACATATATGACTACATAAAGAGG cACGAGGAAAGAGATTTTGTTCTAAAATTCTCGGCAATGGAGATATACAACGAATTGGTAAGAGATCTGCTGAGCACTGACACCTCTCCTCTCAGGCTTCTCGATGATGCAGAG AGAGGGACTGTTGTGGAGAAACTTACAGAGGAAACTCTAAGGGACCAGTGGCATCTCAAGGAACTCCTTTGTGTGTGTGAAG CACAACGACAGGTCGGAGAGACGTCCTTAAACGAAATGAGCTCCCGATCGCATCAGATACTGAGACTG ACAATCCAGAGTACCGCTCACGAATTCACGGGAAGAGGAAGTTCAAGTACTCTTCTAGCTGCTGTG AATTTTATTGATTTAGCAGGAAGTGAACGCGCATCTCAATCACCATCTGCTGGTACTCGGCTCAAAGAGGGTTGCCATATCAATCGGAGCTTGCTTACCCTGGGAACTGTCATCCGCAAGCTAAG CAAAGGGAGAACTGGACACATTCCATATCGAGATTCCAAGTTGACACGCATATTACAACCCTTCTTGGGAGGTAATGGAAGAACTGCCATCATCTGCACAATGAGCCCTGCCCGAAGCCATATCGAGCAATCCAGGAACACTCTCTCGTTTGCAAGCTGCGCTAAGCAAATAGTTACCAATGCTCACGTCAATGTGTTGATGTCTGATAAGGCACTGATAAAGCATCTACAGAAAGAACTTGCAAGATTGGAGAATGAACTGAGATACCGTGGAGCTGCCTCCATCACGTATCATCCTGATGCCCTGAGCGAAAAAGATGCCCAGATCAAAAAG ATGGAGCGAGAAATCAAGGAGCTGATGCAGCAGAGAGATCTTGCTCAGTCCCGACTTGAGCATTTGCTCCGACCTATGGCAGATTACCAATTTTCTAGGCAATGG GAAGAATCCAGTCAATCTGAGCTATCCTATTTACACAGTGCATGTGAAGATGCACTTTCGATCTCCGATGTATCTGGTGTTACGTATCAAATTCCAGATTTTGACTCTTCTATGTTTGGTAGGCCGGAAGAAGGCAACAACTACAACATCTGCCTAGAGCTTTCGGATACCATGAATCCACCTAGCAAACACATCCCTCAACAGGGAAGGGATGAAATCACTGGAGCTGCTTATGCAGATTCCGAAGACCAATGCAAGGAGGTTCAGTGTATCGAGATACATGCCTTGAGCACAAACAGAAGCGATGAGTTCAATCTCTTGTTGAATGATGAAGATGATAGTCTGCTACATTTGACAGATGAAAAGATGCTTGGGGATCCTACAGCAGAATCTTTAGGAAATGCACACTGGATACCTGCAAAGGAGCAATCGATGAAGATCGCGACAAGAACGACCGAGAATTTTGTCAAGCCTCGTAATGATGGATTATCATCTACATTGCCTTCGATGCAAACACTGATGAATTCCAGGGAGTTGGGACTAACTAGAAGTAAAAGCTGCAACGCAAGCATGATGAGCAGTTCAATCGTGTCTTGGCTCCAAAATGTTGAGCGAGATAAAAGCACACAACCTGACATCTTAAAAGAGTTTGCTGAAAAGCCTAGAGAGGATCAAAGAAGACTAGAAAATGATACTCTCTCAATCGGAGAATCGGAGGACTTGGAAAAATCCACTTCCTTTGAAGTGCTAAAAACTGAGGATATCAAAGCTGTTCATGAAGAGGTTGATACCGGTGCTCATGATTCTTATTCAGGAAAGATTGAGACAGAGGAAACTACTGATCAG CTTACCGAGGATATGATTCCGGAGACTCAAGCAACTCGATCACAAACCATTGAAGCTGTGAAGACTGTTGAGGATGCAGCCATGGACGCGCAGGAGTTCCAGAGAGAGCAACAGGAGATAATCCAGCTTTGGCATGCGTGCGAAGTCCCCTTGGTCCACAGATCTTGCTTTTTCCTACTCTTCAAAGGCGACCCAGCCGACTCCTTCTACATGGAAGTCGAACGCAGAAGGCTTTCCTTTCTAAGGAACAGCTTCGCTCTTGGAAACGTTGGCGGCGTAGCGGCAGAAGATGGTCACATATTTAGTCTTGCGTCAAG CTCGAGATATATCCGCCGGGAGAGGGAGATGCTGTGTCGGGAGATGCATAAGAAACTGTCGTCGGCTGAGAGAGAGGCGCTCTACGCCAAGTGGGGAATTGCGTTGAACTCCAGGCAGAGGAGTCTTCAGCTGGCTCAACTCCTCTGGACTCAGACCGACCTGCAACATGTGAGAGAGAGCGCATCGCTTGTGGCCGAGCTGATCGGATTTGAGGAGCACGGGCAGGCCATGAAGGAGATGTTTGGGCTCAGCTTCACACCACAGAAAACTCACAAGAGATCCTCCAGCTGGTGGCACGGCAAGTTCCCCCTCCTGTGA
- the LOC103971046 gene encoding endoglucanase 23-like, giving the protein MTPFFLLQLLISVSLTLASSHDYHEALSKSILFFEGQRSGKLPPDQRAGWRGDSALSDGSEAGVDLTGGYYDAGDNVKFGFPMAFTTTMLSWSVIEFGELMPTDELRNAAVAIRWATDYLLKTISHPGLVFVQVGNPISDHNCWERPEDMDTARTVYNVSADRPGSEVAGETAAALAAASMVFRDIDPGYSQTLLENAMRAFEFADTYKGAYSDDPQLKAGVCPFYCDFDGYQDELLWGAAWLRRASQNDSFLDYIQNNGKTLGADDNINEFGWDNKHAGLNVLVSKEFMEGQALSLESYKEFADSFMCTLIPESSSSHIQFTPGGLIYRPGGSNMQHVTSISFLLLTYAKYLSKSSQTANCGSIQVDPSSLQLQAKKQVDYLLGDNPMNMSYMVGYGDRYPQRIHHRGSSLPSVSSHPQFIACKDGSDYYKSANPNPNPLVGAVVGGPGEDDVYEDDRADFRKSEPTTYINAPLVGVLAYFVANPNAGLVLT; this is encoded by the exons ATGACACCCTTCTTTCTTCTTCAACTACTGATTTCTGTGTCGCTGACATTGGCAAGTAGTCATGACTACCATGAGGCTTTGAGCAAATCTATTCTCTTCTTTGAAGGGCAGAGGTCCGGGAAGCTCCCCCCGGACCAGAGAGCCGGATGGCGTGGAGACTCCGCGCTGTCCGACGGCTCGGAGGCCGGGGTCGACCTCACCGGAGGCTACTACGACGCCGGCGACAACGTCAAGTTTGGCTTCCCTATGGCCTTCACCACCACGATGCTGTCATGGAGCGTTATCGAGTTCGGCGAACTGATGCCGACCGACGAGCTCCGCAACGCCGCGGTGGCCATCCGATGGGCCACGGATTACCTGCTGAAGACCATCTCCCACCCCGGCCTTGTTTTCGTTCAG GTGGGGAATCCTATAAGCGACCACAACTGCTGGGAGCGGCCGGAGGACATGGACACGGCGCGGACGGTGTACAACGTGAGCGCAGACAGACCGGGGTCGGAGGTGGCGGGCGAGACGGCGGCCGCATTGGCGGCAGCGTCCATGGTGTTCCGTGACATTGATCCAGGCTACTCCCAGACGCTGTTGGAGAACGCCATGAGGGCGTTCGAGTTCGCCGACACCTACAAGGGGGCTTACAGCGATGACCCGCAGCTCAAAGCTGGAGTGTGCCCCTTCTATTGTGACTTCGATGGGTATCAG GATGAGTTACTATGGGGAGCAGCATGGCTAAGAAGGGCCTCACAAAATGACTCTTTCCTCGACTACATCCAAAACAATGGTAAAACTCTCGGAGCAGATGACAACATCAATGAGTTTGGGTGGGACAACAAGCATGCCGGCCTCAATGTTCTTGTCTCCAAG GAGTTCATGGAAGGACAAGCTCTCTCTCTGGAATCCTACAAAGAGTTTGCCGACAGCTTTATGTGTACACTCATTCCAGAGTCTTCATCCTCACACATCCAGTTCACTCCTGGTGGGCTCATCTACAGGCCCGGAGGTAGCAATATGCAGCATGTGACCTCCATCTCCTTCCTTCTCCTAACCTATGCCAAGTACCTCTCCAAGTCATCGCAGACCGCGAATTGCGGCAGCATCCAAGTTGACCCATCATCCCTTCAGCTTCAAGCAAAGAAACAG GTCGATTATTTGTTAGGCGACAACCCCATGAACATGTCATATATGGTTGGATATGGCGATCGATACCCGCAGAGAATTCACCACCGGGGTTCTTCGTTGCCGTCAGTGTCGAGCCACCCTCAGTTTATTGCATGCAAGGATGGCTCAGACTACTACAAGTctgctaaccctaaccctaatcccCTCGTCGGCGCGGTGGTCGGCGGGCCGGGCGAAGATGACGTTTACGAGGATGATCGTGCCGATTTCCGGAAATCCGAGCCGACTACCTACATCAATGCTCCATTAGTTGGAGTCCTGGCATACTTTGTGGCAAACCCTAATGCCGGCCTCGTGCTGACTTAG
- the LOC135612438 gene encoding protein STAY-GREEN, chloroplastic-like, whose translation MGSAAATFLLPVHLKQHSLCVDLKRSPLLFFSKPKRRRQSTAPVARLFGPSIFEASKLKVQFLGVDEENHPGKLPRTYTLTHSDITAKITLAISHTINLAQLQGWYNRLQRDEVVAEWKKVQGKMSLHVHCHISGGHFLLDLIANLRYYIFNKELPVVLKAFVHGDETLFNNYPELEEAMVWVYFHSNLPEFNQVECWGPLRDAASTGPRKAGEAPSSSWLCRPLRCKADCDCCFPARSLIPWQHDFQEVCRESAGQPQQ comes from the exons ATGGGTTCTGCAGCTGCTACGTTTCTGCTGCCTGTTCACCTGAAGCAGCACAGCCTTTGTGTTGATCTGAAAAGGAGTCCCTTGTTATTCTTCAGCAAACCAAAGAGAAGAAGGCAGTCCACAGCTCCG GTTGCGAGGCTATTTGGGCCATCAATATTCGAGGCGTCGAAGCTGAAGGTACAGTTCTTAGGGGTGGATGAGGAGAACCACCCAGGGAAACTCCCCAGGACGTACACCCTCACCCACAGCGACATCACCGCCAAGATCACTCTCGCCATCTCCCACACCATAAACCTTGCTCAG CTACAGGGCTGGTACAACCGGCTGCAGAGGGACGAGGTGGTGGCGGAGTGGAAGAAGGTCCAAGGAAAGATGTCCCTCCACGTCCACTGCCACATTAGCGGCGGCCACTTCCTCCTCGACCTCATCGCCAACCTCCGTTACTACATCTTCAACAAGGAACTCCCGGTG GTACTGAAGGCGTTCGTTCATGGGGATGAGACCTTGTTCAACAACTATCCGGAGCTGGAGGAGGCCATGGTGTGGGTCTACTTCCACTCCAACCTCCCCGAGTTCAACCAAGTGGAGTGTTGGGGGCCGCTCAGGGACGCGGCCTCGACGGGCCCGCGCAAGGCCGGGGAGGCGCCCTCGTCGTCCTGGCTATGCCGTCCGCTGCGGTGCAAAGCGGACTGCGACTGCTGCTTCCCTGCACGGAGCTTGATCCCCTGGCAGCATGACTTCCAAGAAGTGTGCCGGGAATCCGCCGGCCAACCGCAGCAGTAA